The Candidatus Eisenbacteria bacterium genome includes a region encoding these proteins:
- a CDS encoding cupin domain-containing protein — MIRALGLVPLPREGGWYRETHRSSERVAAAALPARFQHERSFATAIHYLLTPETCSRVHRLPADELYFFHDGDPVRVLLLHPDGSDEEVVLGTALDRGQRTQCVVPAGSWQGSVLEPGGAWGLLGVVVTPGFEFADYEEPADPAALLERHPARRALIERLMLPQS, encoded by the coding sequence ATGATTCGCGCGCTCGGGCTCGTGCCGCTGCCGCGCGAGGGCGGCTGGTACCGCGAGACCCATCGATCGAGTGAGCGCGTGGCCGCCGCCGCGTTGCCGGCTCGATTCCAGCACGAGCGCAGCTTCGCGACCGCGATCCACTACCTGCTCACGCCGGAAACCTGCTCTCGGGTGCATCGACTGCCGGCCGACGAACTGTATTTCTTTCACGACGGTGATCCGGTGCGCGTGCTGCTGCTTCACCCCGACGGCAGTGATGAGGAAGTCGTGCTCGGCACCGCACTCGATCGCGGCCAGCGCACGCAGTGCGTGGTGCCGGCCGGAAGCTGGCAGGGGAGCGTGCTCGAACCCGGCGGTGCCTGGGGATTGCTGGGTGTGGTGGTCACGCCCGGATTCGAGTTCGCCGACTACGAGGAGCCCGCAGATCCCGCCGCGCTGCTCGAGCGTCATCCCGCGCGGCGCGCGCTGATCGAGCGCCTGATGCTGCCGCAGTCGTAG